The following proteins are encoded in a genomic region of Nicotiana sylvestris chromosome 4, ASM39365v2, whole genome shotgun sequence:
- the LOC138890554 gene encoding uncharacterized protein — MAKKWEEQLSTAKSYLDRAAKKMKKFVDRKRHPIDYRVGDMVTVKFNPRQFKALRGMHQNLIRKYERPFKIVAKVGKISYKLDMPSYLKIYPIFHASMLKPYHEDKDDPSRGQSSRVPMTITAS, encoded by the coding sequence ATGGCTAAAAAATGGGAGGAGCAGCTTAGCACTGCTAAGTCATACTTGGATAGGgcagctaagaagatgaagaagtttgtGGACCGTAAGCGGCATCCCATAGACTATAGAGTTGGGGATATGGTCACGGTGAAGTTTAACCCAAGACAGTTCAAGGCACTACGGGGCATGCATCAGAATCTAATTCGCAAGTATGAGAGGCCATTTAAGATCGTCGCCAAGGTaggcaagatctcatacaagcttgacatgccatCGTATCTTAAGATCTACCCTATCTTCCATGCCAGCATGCTTAAGCCATATCATGAAGATAAAGATGATCCGAGTAGGGGTCAATCAAGCCGAGTGCCTATGACTATCACCGCCTCATAG
- the LOC138890553 gene encoding uncharacterized protein — translation MANENGIPSATVGATTIASSSRTVVSPAEKPGKFSGTNFKGWQQRVFFWLTTLGMQIFTSEEPPVPVADMPDNEKFMVVEAWKQADFLCKGYILSALEDDLYNVYSALNTSKELWDALEKKYKTEDACLKKFVVAKFLDYKMIDSKTVGTQVQELQLIFHDLIAEGMVVNEAFQVAAMIEKLPPSLRDFKNYLKHKRKEMKLEDLVIRLKIEEDNKTAEKKSRGNSTIMGANIVEETALKIGHKSPDCRLPKKDNKQGQANIVEKNDDIDDLCAMLSECNLVGNPKEWWIDSGATRHVCAVKEAFATYSTAGPE, via the exons ATGGCAAATGAGAATGGAATTCCTTCCGCGACTGTTGGTGCAACGACGATAGCCTCGTCAAGCCGCACTGTTGTTTCTCCGGCCGAGAAACCGGGGAAATTTTCTGGAACCAACTTCAAAGGATGGCAGCAAAGGGTGTTCTTCTGGCTTACCACTCTTGGTATGCAGATATTCACTAGTGAAGAGCCTCCAGTTCCTGTTGCGGACATGCCGGATAATGAAAAGTTCATGGTTGTTGAGGCATGGAAGCAGGCAGATTTTCTTTGCAAAGGTTACATCTTAAGTGCTTTAGAGGATGACTTGTACAATGTGTATAGTGCACTAAATACTTCGAAAGAATTATGGGACgcacttgagaagaagtacaagacagAAGATGCATGCTTGAAGAAGTTCGTAGTTGCCAAGTTTCTAGACTATAAAATGATAGATAGCAAAACTGTGGGAACCCAAGTTCAGGAGCTTCAACTTATTTTTCACGACCTTATTGCTGAAGGCATGGTCGTGAATGAAGCATTTCAAGTAGCTGCTatgattgaaaaattgcctcctTCGTTGAGGGATTTCAAGAACTATCTGAAGCACAAACGCAAAGAAATGAAGTTGGAAGATCTTGTGATACGTCTAAAGATCGAGGAAGACAACAAAACAGCCGAGAAGAAGTCTCGTGGAAATTCAACGATTATGGGAGCTAATATCGTTGAGGAGACTGCTCTAAAaa TTGGTCACAAAAGCCCTGATTGTCGTCTCCCGAAAAAGGATAATAAGCAGGGACAAGCCAacatagtggagaagaatgatgacATTGATGATCTTTGTGCAATGCTTTCGGAATGCAACCTTGTTGGAAATccgaaggagtggtggattgactcTGGAGCCACTCGACATGTTTGTGCTGTCAAAGAAGCATTTGCGACTTACTCTACTGCTGGTCCCGAATAA
- the LOC104231688 gene encoding uncharacterized protein, translating to MKKRTTSSFSSSTIVLLFHFLALLFMALLTFTPETSENTQKQASKRRKKQQIKQQKEKQKQPSSWDQFKNLLTCKQIENSTVHDPASKNSKLGSCSSICSFRDVVHGNTRVVHRADNSPESSSLGQETRLLNKNKTSHHHGQSSSSSRSLARSNGSASSTYTTTSSSRGMQFRKLSGCYECHMIVDPSRYPLPRSTICACPECGEVFPKIESLEHHQAVRHAVSELGPEDSSRNIVEIIFKSSWLKKENPICKIERILKVHNTKRTIQRFEDCRDAVKIHAVATGKKNPRCAADGNELLRFYCTSLTCSLGARGSSSLCGSVPSCGVCTLIRHGFQGSKTSGVRTTASSGRAHDCLGSGIAKRRAMLVCRVIAGRVKQPAKDVAASPTMEEETCSSSASGLLTNGSAIYDSVAGYAGIYSNLEELYVFNPRAILPCFVVIYEALES from the exons ATGAAGAAGAGAActacttcttctttttcttcttcaacaatagttcttctttttcattttctagCTCTACTTTTTATGGCACTCTTAACTTTTACACCAGAAACATCAGAGAATACCCAAAAACAAGCTTCTAAAAGGAGGAAAAAACAACAAATTAAACAGCAGAAGGAGAAACAAAAGCAACCATCTTCATGGGATCAATTCAAGAACTTATTGACTTGCAAACAAATTGAAAACTCAACAGTTCATGACCCTGCATCCAAGAATTCCAAGTTGGGTTCTTGCAGTTCCATTTGTAGTTTCAG GGATGTTGTACATGGAAATACAAGAGTGGTACACAGAGCTGATAATTCACCAGAAAGTAGCAGTTTAGGTCAAGAAACTCGTCTTCTAAACAAGAATAAAACTTCTCATCATCATGGCCAATCATCATCATCTTCGAGGTCTCTTGCTAGATCAAACGGTAGTGCTAGTTCCACGTATACTACTACTTCTTCTTCAAGAGGAATGCAATTTCGAAAGCTTTCTGGATGTTATGAGTGCCACATGATAGTTGATCCTAGCAG gtACCCTTTACCAAGGTCAACCATATGTGCATGCCCTGAATGTGGAGAAGTTTTCCCAAAAATTGAGAGCTTGGAACATCATCAAGCTGTTAGGCATGCtg TGTCAGAGCTGGGTCCAGAAGATTCAAGTCGAAACATAGTGGAGATAATCTTCAAATCAAGCTGGCTCAAGAAGGAGAACCCAATCTGCAAGATCGAACGGATATTAAAAGTCCACAATACCAAACGCACGATCCAACGGTTCGAGGACTGCAGGGACGCCGTAAAGATACATGCGGTCGCCACAGGCAAGAAAAACCCAAGATGCGCCGCGGACGGAAATGAGCTACTTAGATTTTACTGCACGAGCCTTACGTGCTCTCTCGGCGCACGTGGCTCGTCCAGCTTATGCGGCTCCGTACCTAGTTGCGGAGTTTGCACTCTCATACGTCACGGGTTCCAGGGAAGCAAAACTAGTGGGGTCCGCACTACTGCTAGCAGTGGACGGGCCCACGACTGCCTAGGTAGCGGCATCGCCAAACGTAGGGCAATGTTGGTGTGTAGGGTTATTGCCGGAAGAGTTAAGCAACCGGCGAAAGATGTGGCGGCTTCACCAACGATGGAGGAGGAAACTTGTTCTAGCTCTGCTTCTGGCTTGCTGACAAATGGCTCAGCCATATACGATTCTGTAGCCGGGTACGCGGGGATCTACTCGAATCTTGAGGAATTATACGTATTTAATCCAAGGGCAATACTTCCATGCTTTGTCGTGATATACGAAGCGTTGGAATCTTAG